The following proteins come from a genomic window of Pyricularia oryzae 70-15 unplaced genomic scaffold supercont8.8_3, whole genome shotgun sequence:
- a CDS encoding starch binding domain-containing protein, which yields MKWSVIQALALASGVQAHGYLTFPMSRTGLNAQAGPDTCPECTILEPVTAWPDLDSAQVGRSGPCGYNARVSVDYNQPGPRWGSAPVVTYKGGDVADVQWCVDNNGDHGGMFTYRICQDQALVDKLLTPGYLPSEAEKQAAENCFRAGTLPCTDVNGQSCGYSPDCSPGQACWRNDWFTCKGFQDTKCRGVDNAPLNSCYTSIAGGYTVSSRIKIPNYVSNHTLLSFKWNSFQTPQIYLTCADIKITAPDSQSPPTTTTTSTPASPPPTSCATPAASVAVTFRSKTTTSVGQTVKIAGSIAQLGGWDASKAPALSASQYTSSNPLWTTTISLPAGATFEYKFIRVESSGAVTYESGANRVYTVPRDCAGTATVDTAWK from the exons ATGAAGTGGTCTGTCATTCAAGCCCTTGCCTTGGCCTCGGGCGTCCAAGCCCATGGCTACCTCACCTTCCCCATGAGCCGAACCGGGCTCAACGCCCAAGCCGGACCAGACACCTGTCCCGAGTGCACCATCCTCGAGCCCGTCACAGCCTGGCCCGACCTCGACTCGGCCCAGGTCGGCCGCTCAGGACCGTGCGGCTACAACGCCCGCGTCAGCGTCGACTACAACCAGCCGGGCCCGCGCTGGGGATCCGCCCCGGTGGTGACCTACAAGGGCGGCGACGTGGCGGACGTGCAGTGGTGCGTCGACAACAACGGCGACCACGGCGGCATGTTCACCTACCGCATCTGCCAGGACCAGGCGCTCGTCGACAAGCTCCTGACCCCCGGCTACCTGCCCAGCGAGGCTGAGAAGCAGGCTGCCGAGAACTGCTTCAGGGCCGGCACCCTGCCCTGCACCGACGTCAACGGCCAGTCGTGCGGCTACAGCCCCGATTGCAGCCCGGGGCAGGCCTGTTGGCGCAACGACTGGTTCACGTGCAAGGGGTTCCAGGACACAAAGTGCAGGGGTGTCGACAACGCCCCTCTCAACTCTTGCTACACCAGCATCGCGGGTGGCTACACG GTCTCTTCGCGGATCAAAATCCCCAACTACGTTTCAAACCACACCCTGCTGTCCTTCAAATGGAACTCGTTCCAGACGCCACAGATCTACCTCACCTGCGCCGACATCAAAATAACCGCGCCCGACTCCCAGTCTCCCCCGACCACGACCACGACCAGCACGCCGGCGAGCCCACCACCCACAAGCTGCGCCACGCCGGCCGCCAGCGTCGCCGTCACGTTCCGCTCCAAGACCACCACATCGGTCGGCCAGACGGTCAAGATCGCGGGGTCCATTGCGCAGCTGGGGGGCTGGGACGCGTCCAAGGCGCCGGCGCTCTCCGCCTCGCAGTACACGTCGTCGAACCCGCTGTGGACCACGACGATCAGCCTGCCGGCCGGCGCCACCTTTGAGTACAAGTTCATCAGGGTCGAGAGCAGCGGTGCCGTGACGTACGAGTCGGGCGCCAACCGGGTCTACACGGTGCCGAGGGACTGCGCGGGGACGGCGACGGTGGATACGGCGTGG